One window of the Kwoniella dejecticola CBS 10117 chromosome 3, complete sequence genome contains the following:
- a CDS encoding pyridoxamine 5'-phosphate oxidase, which yields MSSVQHLYGTPAPQPQPQTQTQSGDSSNKEAPEKLHLTSHNQYKTPRLLRSDLSPNPLIQFNKWLSSALDSKDGSPLVVEPEAMTLSTCTKQGIPSSRVVLLKTVDEKGFVFFTNYTSRKSGELNENPYASLTFYWREISRSVRVVGKVEKVSRKESEEYFASRPRGSQIGAWSSPQSKVVKEGEVQEIVDRKQEELGEGKVECPDFWGGWRVIPFEVEFWSGQPSRLHDRFRYTREEGSTGEWEIDRLAP from the exons ATGTCATCAGTCCAACATTTGTACGGTACCCCTGcccctcaacctcaacctcagactcagactcaatcTGGGGATTCATCGAACAAAGAAGCGCCAGAGAAATTACACTTAACATCGCATAACCAATACAAAACCCCTCGTCTACTCCGTTCCGACCTATCCCCTAACCCCTTGATCCAATTCAACAAGTGGCTCTCATCCGCCCTCGACTCCAAAGATGGTAGTCCTCTAGTGGTGGAACCAGAAGCTATGACGCTTTCTACGTGCACCAAACAAGGGATACCTTCTAGTAGGGTAGTACTCTTGAAAACggtcgatgagaagggtTTTGTATTTTTCACTAATTACACTTCGAGAAAATCGGGGGAACTGAACGAAAATCCATATGCGAGCTTAACCTTCTACTGGCGAGAGATCTCGAGATCTGTCAGAGTAGTTGGAAAGGTGGAAAAAGTCAGTAGGAAGGAAAGTGAAGAGTATTTTGCTAGTCGCCCGAGAGGAAGTCAGATTGGAGCGTGGAGTAGTCCCCAGTCAAAGGTGGTCAAAGAGGGGGAAGTGCAGGAGATAGTGGATAGGAAGCAAGAGGAATTAGGGGAGGGAAAGGTTGAATGTCCGGACTTCTGGGGTGGATGGAGGGTTATTCCTTT CGAGGTCGAATTCTGGTCTGGACAACCCTCTCGATTGCACGACAGATTCAGATAcacgagagaagaaggatcgacTGGTGAATGGGAGATCGACCGATTGGCTCCGTAG
- a CDS encoding nascent polypeptide-associated complex subunit beta produces MDKDKLAKLQAQVRIGGKGTPRRKQVKKSVTASQGDDRKLQAALKKLGVQPITGVEEVNMFKEDGNVLHFGAPRVHAALPSNTLAVYGPGQTKELTELVPGILNQLGPDSLANLRRLAESYQSMTARQAAAAAAAGGAGAEGSKEEGGDDEIPDLVENFDEADGEKKDADLEELE; encoded by the exons ATGGACAAAGACAAGTTGGCAAAActccaagcccaagtccGAATCG GTGGTAAGGGTACGCCCCGACGAAAGCAGGTCAAGAAATCAGTCACCGCTTCTCAAGGGGATGACCGAAAGCTCCAAGCTGCTCTCAAGAAGTTGGGCGTGCAACCTATCACAGGTGTAGAGGAGGTCAACATgttcaaggaggatggcAACGTCTTGCATTTCGGTGCTCCAAGAG TCCACGCCGCCCTCCCTTCCAACACTTTAGCAGTCTACGGCCCTGGACAAACCAAGGAACTCACCGAGCTCGTCCCCGGCATCCTTAACCAGTTAGGTCCCGACTCTTTGGCCAACTTGCGAAGACTCGCCGAGTCGTACCAATCTATGACCGCCCGACAAGCTGCTGCGGCCGCCGCTGCTGGTGGTGCCGGTGCGGAGGGTtcaaaggaggaaggaggcgACGATGAGATCCCGGATCTCGTTGAGAACTTTGACGAGGCCGacggagagaagaaggacgctGATTTGGAGGAGTTGGAGTAA